The Meriones unguiculatus strain TT.TT164.6M chromosome 1, Bangor_MerUng_6.1, whole genome shotgun sequence genome has a segment encoding these proteins:
- the LOC110558180 gene encoding large ribosomal subunit protein eL43-like translates to MAKHTKKVGIVGKYGTRYGTSLRKMAKKIEISQHAKYTCFFCGKTKMKRRAVGIWHCGSCMKTVAGGAWTYNTTSVVTVKSAIRRLEELKDQ, encoded by the coding sequence ATGGCTAAACACACCAAGAAGGTCGGGATCGTAGGGAAATACGGGACCCGCTATGGCACCTCCCTCCGGAAGATGGCGAAGAAGATTGAAATCAGCCAGCACGCCAAGTACACTTGCTTCTTCTGTGGCAAGACCAAGATGAAGAGACGAGCCGTTGGCATCTGGCACTGTGGATCCTGCATGAAAACAGTGGCAGGTGGGGCTTGGACCTACAACACTACTTCTGTCGTCACAGTGAAGTCCGCCATCAGAAGACTCGAGGAACTGAAGGACCAGTAG